The following coding sequences are from one Paenarthrobacter ureafaciens window:
- a CDS encoding DUF4383 domain-containing protein: MTTASHPAHHHAMGLTLHNTALGVGIVFLLVGVLGFIPGITTNYGAMTFAGHESGAMLFGIFQVSILHNIVHLLFGAAGLAMARTGRMARLFLLGGGAVYIVLWIYGLVINQETAANFVPFNTADNWLHFVLGVAMIGLGAWLGRDAMDETTSRKAM; this comes from the coding sequence ATGACCACCGCTTCGCACCCAGCACATCACCATGCGATGGGTTTAACGCTCCACAACACCGCCTTGGGCGTTGGCATTGTATTTCTGCTGGTAGGCGTTCTTGGGTTCATCCCGGGAATCACCACCAATTACGGCGCCATGACCTTTGCCGGACATGAATCAGGCGCCATGTTGTTTGGAATATTCCAAGTTTCAATACTCCATAACATCGTCCATTTGCTGTTTGGCGCGGCCGGCCTGGCCATGGCGAGGACAGGCCGCATGGCTCGCCTGTTCCTCCTGGGTGGCGGTGCCGTGTACATCGTCCTTTGGATCTACGGCCTGGTCATCAACCAGGAAACCGCTGCCAACTTTGTTCCGTTCAACACCGCCGACAACTGGCTGCACTTTGTGCTTGGCGTGGCCATGATTGGCTTGGGCGCGTGGCTGGGCAGGGACGCTATGGATGAGACCACCTCAAGGAAGGCAATGTAG
- a CDS encoding glycosyl hydrolase family 28 protein translates to MQRTHKRERLRRVGVATLATALGLASLSALGSPASAVPANEPGSADSPACSSASVQLIATTGSAPQNLCVPAEATEHNKTLLVWNKPGVYDDVVDYRVYINGQPLGTAEENAKTHSPAQEYIDAFRAADRDGFHAKTVAHNFTVTGLAPRTTYQFSVTGIRKDGTETPSSGPITVTTTPERHRVNIAHPAYKAVGDGQTLNTKAIQKAIDTCRTPGCTVVVPAGTFKTGALFLHSDMTLELAEGARLLGSDRPEDYPLEKGYYLYPVPDPAPEETEYRNFRRPPSLLNVLPADNGRSAEGREPGAVAKNVRITGKGVVDGNGWKRTAEGSITDEAGNVLPQYVASSAGKVLDDGLLAAAQFRNAKEHPEFLTGVVNKPETLEDSVLYGQYRSSLMTFMGVEGLYLEGITADNPAFHGVMILDSQNTTVNGMRHTTYNTNNGDGLEFGGTSNGMVLNNFFDTGDDQVNFAAGQGKYGAQGRPSEDVWIFNNYMRMGHGGVAVGSNTAAWVQRVLAEDNVMYKVETGGLRMKSTSDMAGGGRDFLFRDTAMACMGSSAFIMTLSYNQSPSGYVAADSATFKNVKVKNVSVDGNNSPTCGMAVSDSKPVIDIQAGPALGEGTATLSGFTFQDVVFRNVNPTNIKGLTDSAFHGVTFHSVRNNANPWRFDGYSTGNTFTNVSPPVK, encoded by the coding sequence ATGCAGAGAACCCACAAGAGAGAACGCCTGCGAAGGGTCGGCGTGGCCACCCTGGCTACAGCGCTGGGCCTGGCGTCGCTCAGTGCGCTGGGAAGTCCAGCCAGCGCCGTTCCCGCGAACGAGCCTGGTTCGGCGGACTCTCCGGCCTGCTCCAGCGCCAGTGTCCAGCTCATCGCCACAACCGGCAGCGCGCCGCAGAATCTCTGCGTCCCCGCCGAAGCCACGGAGCACAACAAGACCTTGCTCGTCTGGAACAAGCCAGGCGTATACGACGACGTGGTGGACTATCGCGTCTACATCAACGGCCAGCCGCTGGGCACGGCCGAGGAAAATGCGAAGACCCATTCTCCAGCACAGGAATACATTGATGCTTTCCGGGCTGCGGACCGGGACGGGTTCCATGCGAAAACCGTGGCCCACAACTTCACGGTGACTGGGCTGGCGCCACGGACCACCTACCAGTTCAGCGTCACCGGCATCAGGAAGGACGGAACCGAGACCCCTTCGAGTGGTCCGATCACGGTGACCACCACTCCCGAACGCCACCGCGTGAACATCGCGCACCCCGCCTACAAGGCCGTGGGTGACGGTCAGACCCTCAACACCAAGGCAATCCAGAAGGCAATCGATACCTGCCGGACCCCGGGCTGCACGGTGGTGGTTCCAGCGGGCACCTTTAAAACGGGTGCCCTGTTCCTGCATTCGGACATGACGCTGGAACTGGCAGAAGGCGCAAGGCTCTTGGGTTCGGACAGGCCGGAGGACTACCCGCTGGAAAAGGGCTATTACCTCTATCCCGTCCCCGACCCCGCTCCCGAAGAAACCGAATACCGGAACTTCCGCAGGCCGCCGTCGCTCCTTAACGTCCTGCCGGCAGACAATGGGCGTTCGGCAGAAGGCCGTGAGCCGGGAGCTGTCGCGAAGAACGTTCGCATTACCGGCAAGGGCGTCGTGGACGGCAACGGGTGGAAGCGGACCGCGGAGGGCTCCATCACGGACGAAGCGGGAAATGTGCTTCCGCAGTACGTTGCCAGTTCGGCCGGCAAGGTTCTGGATGACGGTCTCCTCGCCGCGGCCCAATTCCGCAATGCCAAGGAACACCCGGAGTTCCTGACGGGAGTGGTCAACAAGCCGGAAACGCTGGAGGATTCCGTGCTTTACGGCCAGTACCGCTCAAGCCTGATGACCTTCATGGGCGTGGAAGGCCTTTACCTTGAGGGAATCACGGCCGATAACCCGGCCTTCCACGGCGTGATGATCCTGGACAGCCAAAACACTACGGTGAACGGGATGCGCCACACGACGTACAACACCAACAACGGCGACGGTTTGGAATTCGGTGGCACCAGCAACGGCATGGTGCTCAACAACTTCTTCGACACCGGGGATGACCAGGTCAACTTTGCTGCCGGACAGGGAAAATACGGCGCACAAGGACGGCCCAGCGAGGACGTCTGGATCTTCAACAACTACATGCGCATGGGTCATGGCGGAGTTGCCGTAGGTTCCAACACGGCGGCGTGGGTTCAGCGCGTCCTTGCCGAGGATAACGTCATGTACAAGGTGGAGACCGGCGGACTGCGCATGAAGAGCACGTCGGACATGGCAGGCGGCGGACGGGATTTCCTGTTCCGTGATACGGCCATGGCCTGCATGGGGAGCAGCGCGTTCATCATGACGCTCAGCTACAACCAGTCGCCGTCGGGGTACGTCGCAGCAGATTCCGCGACTTTCAAAAACGTGAAGGTCAAGAATGTGTCTGTGGACGGCAACAACTCACCCACGTGCGGCATGGCCGTCTCCGACAGCAAGCCGGTGATCGACATCCAGGCGGGGCCTGCCCTGGGTGAAGGGACGGCCACGCTCAGCGGGTTCACCTTCCAGGATGTGGTGTTCCGGAACGTTAATCCCACCAACATCAAGGGCCTCACGGACTCCGCGTTCCACGGGGTGACGTTCCACAGCGTCCGGAACAACGCCAACCCCTGGCGCTTTGACGGCTACTCCACCGGGAACACGTTCACGAATGTGAGCCCGCCCGTCAAGTGA
- a CDS encoding IclR family transcriptional regulator → MTPTESTETPDGSNTNGDGKGTSVIVNAIAVLKSFSAEEPLLGVTEIAGRVGLHKSTVSRILATLEQEGLVERDVDSRRFRLGLGMIAMAGPLLAELEERRVAYPVLRELTERTGETSALMVWNGVESMCVEQIPSRHQVKHLAPLGARYSEALSSSVQVFLAAEDQDRVRSLLRSGSVTLPSLDADAVESYLRRLEETSKRGWAVNFGETSIEEVGVASPVYDHRGDIVASVLIPAPKFRVSQDTLNSLGEACADAAAKVTSRLGGRPPA, encoded by the coding sequence ATGACTCCCACCGAATCCACCGAGACTCCTGACGGCAGCAACACTAACGGCGACGGCAAAGGCACGTCGGTCATCGTTAACGCCATTGCCGTGCTGAAGAGTTTCAGCGCCGAGGAACCTTTGCTCGGAGTCACTGAGATTGCCGGCCGCGTCGGACTGCATAAGAGCACCGTTTCGCGGATACTGGCCACTTTGGAGCAAGAGGGTTTGGTAGAGCGCGACGTCGATTCGCGCAGGTTCCGCTTGGGGCTGGGAATGATCGCCATGGCGGGCCCCCTCCTGGCGGAACTCGAAGAGCGGCGCGTGGCCTATCCCGTCCTCCGCGAGTTGACCGAGCGGACAGGCGAGACCAGCGCACTCATGGTGTGGAACGGCGTCGAATCCATGTGCGTGGAGCAGATCCCGAGCCGGCACCAGGTGAAACACCTTGCCCCGCTGGGGGCGCGCTACAGCGAAGCGTTGAGTTCCTCGGTCCAGGTGTTCCTCGCCGCCGAGGACCAGGACCGCGTCCGGAGTCTTCTCCGCAGCGGTTCGGTCACACTGCCCAGCCTGGATGCCGACGCCGTTGAGTCGTACCTCCGGCGTCTGGAGGAAACATCGAAGCGCGGATGGGCCGTCAATTTTGGGGAAACCTCCATCGAGGAGGTTGGGGTTGCCTCGCCCGTTTACGATCACCGCGGCGACATCGTGGCTTCGGTGCTGATCCCGGCCCCGAAGTTCCGCGTCTCGCAGGACACCCTCAACAGTCTCGGAGAAGCCTGCGCGGATGCGGCGGCCAAGGTGACGTCGCGCCTGGGTGGGCGCCCTCCCGCCTGA
- a CDS encoding aminopeptidase P family protein, whose protein sequence is MTITQNEAVNDVAKLERLKVLNNGEKVSLTFSDAEFERRLAGLRSIMAEKDLDAVVLTSYHSIKYYSDFLFTYFGRSYGMVVTKDDTVTITANIDAGMPWRRSYGENLVYTDWRRDNYIHAIQEVLRTRGIKPRRIGVEDDSLPLDNRNKIQAAFADATLVDVAQAAMRQRMIKSTEEIEVIKHGARIGDLGGEAIRNAITAGITEYEVALIGTEAMVHEIARTFPNSEIRDTWVWFQSGINTDGAHNWATTRKIQEHDILSLNCFPMTSGYYTALERTLFYGEPDARSLELWNINVEVHKRGLELIKPGAVCKDIAAELNEIYVSHGLLANRTFGYGHSFGVLSHYYGREAGLELREDIETVLEPGMVVSMEPMITVLDGQPGAGGYREHDILVVGEDGAENITKFPFGPEYNIIGA, encoded by the coding sequence ATGACCATCACGCAGAACGAGGCTGTCAACGACGTCGCCAAGCTCGAGCGCCTCAAGGTCCTCAACAACGGTGAGAAAGTGTCGCTGACCTTCTCCGACGCCGAGTTCGAGCGCCGTCTCGCCGGACTCCGCAGCATCATGGCAGAAAAGGACCTCGACGCCGTCGTCCTCACCAGCTACCACTCCATCAAGTACTACTCCGACTTCCTCTTCACCTACTTCGGCCGTTCTTACGGGATGGTGGTCACCAAGGATGACACCGTCACCATCACGGCAAATATCGACGCCGGCATGCCTTGGCGCCGCAGCTACGGCGAGAACCTCGTGTACACGGACTGGCGCCGCGACAACTACATCCACGCCATCCAGGAAGTCCTGCGCACCCGCGGCATCAAGCCGCGCCGCATCGGCGTCGAAGATGACTCCTTGCCGCTGGACAACCGCAACAAGATCCAGGCGGCGTTCGCCGATGCAACGCTGGTGGATGTTGCCCAGGCTGCGATGCGTCAGCGCATGATCAAGTCCACCGAGGAAATCGAGGTCATCAAGCACGGCGCCCGCATCGGCGACCTTGGCGGCGAGGCCATCCGCAACGCCATCACGGCCGGAATCACGGAGTACGAAGTCGCTTTGATCGGCACCGAAGCCATGGTCCACGAGATCGCCCGGACGTTCCCGAACTCCGAAATCCGCGATACGTGGGTGTGGTTCCAGTCCGGCATCAACACCGACGGCGCCCACAACTGGGCAACCACCCGCAAGATCCAGGAACACGACATCCTGTCCTTGAACTGCTTCCCGATGACCAGCGGCTACTACACGGCGCTTGAGCGGACCCTGTTCTACGGTGAGCCCGATGCCCGTTCGCTGGAGCTGTGGAACATCAACGTCGAGGTCCACAAGCGTGGCCTGGAACTCATCAAGCCCGGCGCCGTTTGCAAGGACATCGCTGCCGAACTGAACGAGATCTACGTCAGCCACGGACTCCTCGCGAACCGGACCTTCGGTTACGGTCACTCCTTCGGTGTGCTGAGCCACTACTACGGGCGTGAGGCCGGGCTGGAACTCCGTGAGGACATCGAGACTGTGCTGGAGCCGGGCATGGTGGTCTCGATGGAACCGATGATCACTGTGCTGGACGGCCAGCCCGGTGCCGGCGGTTACCGCGAGCACGACATCCTGGTTGTGGGCGAGGACGGCGCGGAGAACATCACCAAGTTCCCGTTCGGCCCCGAGTACAACATCATCGGAGCCTAG
- a CDS encoding MFS transporter, with translation MSNESNPVAAVSEDLSNGGQGTTPAPKISVSKDTRRRVVTASFIGNFVEWFDYAVYGYLAGIISTVFFPESDRQTALLATFGVFAISFFVRPIGGFIWGHIGDRIGRKQALSLSILLMSVATFCIALIPGYATIGVMAPILLLLVRVVQGFSAAGEYAGASAFLVEYAPAHRRGLYAAVVPASTAAGLLLGSLLAALLTSVMSAEQLNEWGWRLPFLLAAPMGLIGRYIRTKLEDTPAFRELAETDHAVKAPAFAMFRTYRKQLVIATGAVLLNAVGFYVILSYMPTYLSEELGFGAAESFLATTIALASYIGFIFLTGIASDRFGRKKMLIIAAVLFSVLTVPAFMLLDSGSFAVIVFVQILLGGMLTLNDGTLPSFLAELFPTKVRYTGFAVSFNLSNALFGGTAPFMATLLIGMTHNQLAPGWYLVAASLVSLIAVLFAAETSRKPLQQD, from the coding sequence ATGAGTAACGAATCCAACCCGGTGGCGGCCGTATCGGAAGACCTGTCCAACGGCGGACAGGGAACCACACCCGCCCCCAAAATTTCGGTTAGCAAGGACACTCGACGTCGCGTGGTCACGGCTAGCTTCATCGGCAACTTCGTCGAATGGTTCGACTACGCCGTCTACGGCTACCTTGCCGGAATCATCTCGACCGTCTTCTTCCCGGAGTCCGATCGTCAAACAGCACTCCTGGCAACGTTCGGCGTCTTTGCGATCTCCTTCTTTGTGCGACCCATTGGTGGTTTCATCTGGGGCCACATCGGCGACAGGATCGGACGCAAGCAGGCGTTGTCCCTGTCCATCCTGCTGATGTCGGTTGCAACTTTCTGCATCGCACTGATCCCGGGATACGCAACCATCGGCGTCATGGCGCCGATCCTGCTCCTGCTGGTCAGGGTTGTGCAGGGATTCTCGGCAGCAGGCGAATATGCAGGAGCCTCCGCATTCCTGGTGGAGTACGCGCCCGCACATCGGCGCGGACTCTATGCCGCCGTCGTACCTGCAAGCACTGCGGCGGGACTGCTGCTGGGGTCGCTTCTGGCCGCGCTGCTGACCTCCGTGATGAGCGCGGAGCAGCTCAACGAATGGGGCTGGCGCCTTCCCTTCCTCCTGGCAGCGCCCATGGGCCTGATCGGCCGGTACATCCGGACGAAACTGGAGGATACGCCCGCCTTCCGCGAGCTCGCCGAGACAGACCACGCAGTCAAGGCCCCGGCATTTGCGATGTTCAGGACCTACCGCAAGCAGCTCGTCATCGCTACTGGAGCGGTCTTGCTGAATGCCGTCGGCTTTTACGTCATCCTCAGCTACATGCCCACGTACCTCTCGGAGGAATTGGGATTCGGTGCGGCGGAATCGTTCCTCGCAACCACCATTGCCCTGGCCAGCTACATCGGCTTCATCTTCCTCACGGGCATTGCTTCGGACAGGTTCGGCCGGAAGAAGATGCTCATCATCGCAGCGGTGCTGTTCAGCGTCCTGACGGTCCCGGCTTTCATGCTGCTGGACTCCGGAAGCTTCGCGGTGATTGTTTTCGTCCAGATCCTCCTCGGCGGCATGCTCACCCTGAACGACGGAACCCTGCCCAGCTTCCTGGCGGAACTCTTCCCCACAAAGGTTCGCTACACCGGGTTCGCGGTTAGCTTCAACCTCTCCAACGCCCTGTTCGGTGGCACGGCCCCGTTCATGGCTACCCTCCTCATTGGCATGACACACAACCAGCTGGCACCCGGCTGGTACCTGGTCGCCGCCTCCCTTGTTTCCCTCATCGCAGTCCTCTTCGCCGCAGAGACTTCCCGCAAGCCCCTGCAGCAGGACTGA
- a CDS encoding GntR family transcriptional regulator, which yields MSTALEALESAPQGASLAENAYLLLRDRLIMLDIKPGDPINDGQIAAELGIGRTPVREAIKRLESDHLVVSYPRRGTFATGVDITQLAEVSEIRELLEPLASRKAARMASPAMRDELRAVAAAIRDLEGQDASSKELMRYDIQVHRLIYKASANAHLEDVLIRYDNLATRIWCHMLEKMPSVSGHISEHAELLTAIADGDEELAAKLAMHHVVSFEETIRKVL from the coding sequence ATGAGCACAGCTTTGGAAGCACTGGAATCCGCTCCGCAGGGAGCATCCCTCGCGGAGAACGCCTACCTGCTCCTGCGCGACAGGCTCATCATGCTGGACATCAAGCCGGGCGATCCCATCAATGACGGCCAGATCGCGGCCGAGCTCGGAATTGGCCGCACGCCCGTACGCGAGGCGATCAAGAGGCTTGAGAGCGACCACCTCGTGGTGTCCTATCCGCGCCGCGGCACCTTCGCCACCGGTGTGGACATCACCCAGCTCGCGGAAGTCTCCGAGATCCGTGAGTTGTTGGAGCCATTGGCCTCGCGCAAAGCGGCGCGGATGGCCAGCCCTGCCATGCGGGACGAGCTGCGCGCCGTGGCCGCGGCCATCCGTGACCTCGAAGGCCAGGATGCCTCCTCCAAGGAGCTCATGCGCTACGACATCCAGGTGCACCGGCTCATCTACAAGGCCTCAGCCAACGCCCACCTTGAGGACGTCCTGATCCGGTACGACAACCTCGCCACCCGTATCTGGTGCCACATGCTGGAAAAGATGCCCTCGGTTTCCGGGCACATCTCCGAGCACGCCGAGCTCCTGACTGCCATTGCCGACGGCGACGAGGAACTCGCTGCCAAGCTGGCCATGCACCACGTGGTGAGCTTCGAAGAGACCATCCGCAAGGTCCTCTAA
- the glyA gene encoding serine hydroxymethyltransferase → MVEPLIRSLAQADPEVDQAIAQELIRQQSTLEMIASENFAPTAVMEAQGSVLTNKYAEGYPGKRYYGGCEHVDVIEQLAIDRLKSLFGAEFANVQPHSGAQANAAAMHALITPGDTIMGLNLAHGGHLTHGMRINFSGKLYNVVPYSVREDTHTIDMAEVERLALENKPQLIVAGWSAYSRQLDFAEFRRIADSVGAYLMVDMAHFAGLVAAGLHPSPVPHAHIVTSTTHKTLGGPRGGVILTNDADIAKKVNSAVFPGQQGGPLEHVIAAKAVAFKFASEPEFKERQERVLEGSKILAERLLKEDVAAAGISVVSGGTDVHLVLVDLRNSELNGQQGEDALHRIGITVNRNAVPFDPRPPMVSSGLRVGTPALAARGFGAEEFTEVADIIATALIASAGTGTLDDRTAVELRTRVTALAEKFPLYPHLSNNGNGAESVLEAEMIGAAQ, encoded by the coding sequence ATGGTTGAACCGCTGATCCGCTCGCTCGCCCAAGCGGACCCGGAGGTTGATCAGGCGATCGCCCAGGAACTCATCCGCCAGCAGTCCACGCTGGAGATGATCGCTTCAGAGAACTTCGCCCCCACCGCCGTCATGGAGGCACAGGGCTCGGTGCTCACCAACAAGTACGCCGAAGGCTACCCCGGCAAGCGCTACTACGGCGGCTGCGAACACGTTGATGTGATCGAACAGCTGGCCATTGACCGCCTGAAGTCGCTCTTCGGGGCCGAATTCGCGAATGTACAGCCGCACTCCGGCGCCCAGGCCAACGCCGCTGCCATGCACGCGCTGATCACGCCGGGCGACACCATCATGGGCCTCAACCTCGCGCACGGTGGACACCTTACCCACGGCATGCGGATCAACTTCTCCGGCAAGCTCTACAACGTCGTTCCATACAGCGTGCGGGAAGACACCCACACCATCGACATGGCAGAGGTGGAGCGCCTTGCACTCGAGAACAAGCCGCAGCTGATCGTTGCCGGCTGGTCCGCCTACTCCCGCCAGTTGGACTTCGCGGAGTTCCGCCGCATCGCCGACTCCGTTGGCGCCTACCTCATGGTGGACATGGCCCACTTCGCCGGCCTGGTGGCAGCAGGACTGCACCCGAGCCCGGTCCCCCACGCACACATCGTCACCAGCACCACCCACAAGACCCTCGGCGGACCCCGCGGTGGCGTCATCCTCACCAACGACGCCGACATCGCCAAGAAGGTCAACTCGGCAGTGTTCCCCGGACAGCAAGGCGGCCCGCTGGAGCACGTCATCGCCGCGAAGGCCGTCGCCTTCAAGTTCGCGTCCGAGCCTGAGTTCAAGGAACGCCAGGAACGCGTCCTCGAAGGCTCCAAGATCCTGGCCGAGCGCCTCCTCAAGGAAGACGTTGCAGCCGCCGGCATCTCCGTCGTCAGCGGTGGCACCGACGTCCACCTGGTCCTGGTTGACCTTCGCAACTCCGAACTCAACGGTCAGCAGGGCGAAGATGCGCTGCACCGCATCGGCATCACCGTCAACCGCAACGCCGTTCCTTTCGACCCCCGTCCGCCGATGGTCTCCTCCGGCCTCCGCGTGGGCACCCCGGCACTGGCCGCCCGCGGTTTCGGCGCCGAAGAGTTCACCGAAGTTGCAGACATTATTGCGACGGCGTTGATCGCCTCGGCCGGCACCGGCACCTTGGATGACCGGACCGCCGTCGAACTCCGTACCCGCGTCACCGCGCTGGCGGAAAAGTTCCCGCTTTACCCGCACCTTTCCAACAACGGCAATGGCGCCGAATCCGTACTAGAAGCAGAAATGATTGGAGCAGCCCAGTGA
- a CDS encoding sarcosine oxidase subunit beta family protein, protein MSVDHLPEHPDFLWRNPEPKKSYDAVIVGGGGHGLATAYFLAKNHGMTNIAILEKGWLAGGNMARNTTIIRSNYLWDESAAIYEHALKLWEILPEELEYDFLFSQRGVMNLAHTLGDVRESMRRVGANRLNGVDAEWLEPDQVKELCPILNTSDNIRYPVMGATYQPRAGIAKHDHVAWAFARKCDEMGVDIIQNCEVTGFIKDGDRVTGVKTTRGTINTEKVGLCAAGHSSVLAEMAGFRLPIQSHPLQALVSELHEPVHPTVVMSNHVHVYVSQAHKGELVMGAGVDSYNGYGQRGSFHVIEEQMAAAVELFPIFARAHVLRTWGGIVDTTLDASPIVGLTPVENMFVNCGWGTGGFKGTPAAGLTFAHTIATGAPHKLNKPFALERFETGALIDEHGAAAVAH, encoded by the coding sequence GTGAGTGTCGACCACCTCCCCGAACACCCTGACTTCCTCTGGCGCAACCCGGAACCCAAAAAGTCGTACGACGCAGTGATCGTCGGCGGCGGCGGGCACGGCCTGGCCACCGCCTACTTCCTGGCAAAAAACCATGGCATGACCAACATTGCCATCCTGGAAAAGGGCTGGCTCGCCGGCGGCAACATGGCCCGCAACACCACCATCATCCGCTCCAACTACCTCTGGGACGAGAGCGCCGCCATTTACGAGCACGCCCTCAAGCTCTGGGAAATCCTTCCCGAGGAACTCGAATACGACTTCCTGTTCAGCCAGCGCGGCGTGATGAACCTCGCGCACACCCTGGGTGACGTCCGCGAGAGCATGCGCCGCGTGGGTGCCAACCGCCTCAACGGCGTTGACGCCGAATGGCTGGAACCGGATCAGGTCAAGGAACTCTGCCCCATCCTGAACACGAGCGACAACATCCGCTACCCGGTCATGGGCGCCACCTACCAGCCGCGTGCCGGCATCGCCAAGCACGACCACGTTGCCTGGGCATTCGCCCGCAAGTGCGACGAAATGGGCGTTGACATCATCCAGAACTGTGAAGTCACCGGCTTCATCAAGGACGGCGACCGCGTCACCGGCGTCAAGACCACGCGCGGCACCATCAACACCGAAAAGGTGGGCCTCTGCGCCGCCGGCCACAGCTCCGTACTGGCAGAAATGGCAGGCTTCCGCCTTCCCATCCAGTCCCACCCGCTGCAGGCACTGGTATCGGAACTGCACGAACCCGTCCACCCCACGGTGGTCATGTCCAACCACGTCCACGTGTATGTCTCCCAGGCCCACAAGGGTGAACTGGTGATGGGTGCCGGCGTCGACTCCTACAACGGCTACGGACAGCGCGGCTCCTTCCACGTGATCGAAGAGCAGATGGCGGCAGCCGTGGAACTGTTCCCGATCTTCGCCCGGGCTCACGTGCTCCGTACCTGGGGCGGCATCGTGGACACCACGCTGGACGCTTCCCCGATCGTGGGCCTCACTCCGGTGGAGAACATGTTTGTCAACTGCGGCTGGGGAACCGGCGGCTTCAAGGGCACCCCGGCAGCGGGCCTGACCTTCGCCCACACCATCGCAACGGGTGCACCGCACAAGCTCAACAAGCCCTTCGCACTGGAACGCTTCGAGACCGGTGCCCTCATCGACGAACACGGCGCCGCAGCCGTGGCCCACTAG
- a CDS encoding sarcosine oxidase subunit delta yields the protein MLLISCPNCGPRDETEFHYGGQAHVPYPENPNDLTDREWAEYLFYRENTKGTFAERWVHSTGCRQWFNMLRDTVSYDIHSIYAMGSPRPELPGSKAAAQSAQGQAGTPGLAPGAPTTTTSPEGARK from the coding sequence ATGCTCCTCATCTCATGCCCCAACTGCGGGCCACGCGACGAAACCGAATTCCACTACGGCGGACAGGCACACGTGCCCTACCCCGAAAACCCGAACGACCTCACGGACCGGGAATGGGCTGAATACCTGTTCTACCGCGAGAACACCAAGGGCACTTTTGCCGAACGCTGGGTCCACAGCACCGGTTGCCGGCAGTGGTTCAACATGCTGCGCGACACCGTGAGCTACGACATCCACTCCATCTACGCGATGGGCTCACCGCGGCCGGAGCTCCCGGGCTCCAAGGCAGCAGCCCAATCAGCTCAAGGCCAGGCCGGCACTCCGGGCCTCGCCCCCGGCGCCCCCACCACTACAACCTCCCCGGAAGGAGCCCGGAAGTGA